A portion of the Anthonomus grandis grandis chromosome 7, icAntGran1.3, whole genome shotgun sequence genome contains these proteins:
- the LOC126738353 gene encoding probable 28S ribosomal protein S16, mitochondrial, translated as MYPPASGTGVYSYCSPKVIRLLRKGCTNRPFYHIVVAVNRAHQSRPVIEQVGTYDPMVNQYNEKLVALNYERIRFWIGNGTEVSRPVAQLLGLSGFYPIHPTSYMTAWRNREKMEKEVKQQAEEGEGEKDKNSISQ; from the exons atgtatcctCCTGCTAGCGGTACGGGCGTTTACTCATACTGTTCCCCAAAAGTAATCCGTTTGCTACGTAAAGGATGCACAAACAGACCGTTTTATCACATCGTTGTTGCTGTG AACAGAGCTCATCAAAGTAGACCAGTAATTGAACAAGTGGGAACATATGATCCCATGGTCAATCAGTACAATGAAAAGTTAGTGGCGCTGAACTATGAAAGAATCAGATTTTGGATCGGTAATGGTACCGAGGTGTCCAGACCAGTGGCTCAGCTGTTAGGGCTCTCCGGGTTTTATCCCATTCATCCCACTAGTTACATGACCGCCTGGAGGAACAGGGAAAAAATGGAGAAGGAAGTCAAACAACAGGCCGAGGAGGGTGAAGgggaaaaagacaaaaatagCATTAGCCagtaa